The genomic window AAGTAAAATATCTCTTTTTGATCGCCATAATTATAATTATATATAAGTGTTAAAGTTTCGATCTGATACGACGGTTTTTACATTCTATACTATAATATCCAGCATTGTCAATCTCAAAGGTATATTGACCGTCTTGATCTGGGAAAAGCGTGTAACTCAGGCAACATTCCCTGGTTCGGCATTTTTCGTGAAACTGGCCGTGTTACTCTCCGGCTCGTTATAGAGAGTAAGGCTGTTCACATATTCCGAAACCAACTCTTTGTCCTGGCGGGAGATCTCAAGGAACTGGTTACCTATCTCATAATCGGTCCCTGATGGGAGCTTCCGTATCCAAGCCACTTTTGAAATAGCTTTTACCGGCTTATTGAACATCGGCATGTCCAATTCAAGCAACAACCGGCAGGCTCTGGACACGAACTCAGGAGCCCTGAAACGTACTCCACCTTCG from Candidatus Omnitrophota bacterium includes these protein-coding regions:
- a CDS encoding PilZ domain-containing protein; translated protein: MENHTDNRRFERVTTHIPVKYRKIGGSPGESGVGTITKNLSEGGVRFRAPEFVSRACRLLLELDMPMFNKPVKAISKVAWIRKLPSGTDYEIGNQFLEISRQDKELVSEYVNSLTLYNEPESNTASFTKNAEPGNVA